Below is a genomic region from Candidatus Methylomirabilota bacterium.
CGCCATTTCCGGCATCGAAAGCGCGATACACGATGGGCGCCAGAAGCTTTCGGAATACCTTGAACTCGGAAGCTATAACGAGGAGGTACGAAAGAAGGTTGTGCTGCTCGAAGCAAGCTATGAAGCGTGGGTGTCGCTTGAGTTGGAACTGGTGCGCAGGAGGGCATTTCTTGCAGCAAATCCGAGTAGTTGGACGCAAGATCACGAGCTGAACGTACTCGTGCGCAGAAACTCCTCCGCGTTTCTAACTGTAATGGAGGTGCTTGGCGACGGCGAAAAACCCATACACTACGACATTAAAGCTGGAACCGCAGCGGTCCGTGGCCTGCTGGTGAGTTCACTGACCTTCATTGCATATCTAATCGGGCTAGCGTTCTTGCGGGGGTGGGTGGAGCATAGACGGGAGCATTTACATTACGAGAATGAGCTCCGGCTCCACCGCCTGGCTCACATAGACAGCCTCACCGGCCTCGCTAATCGCATCCTTTTTGACGACAGATTCTCCATTGCGATCGCCGCGGCCCGTCGTTACGAAGGTGTGCCATTCTTAGTTGAACA
It encodes:
- a CDS encoding GGDEF domain-containing protein, whose product is MQAKQETNQHRSDTWTVLWLAILGALLYGFMIFQFDYFRVLKRGENGQAAIQMLDQMRRPFLALKQAELRLLQSAGEVSAISGIESAIHDGRQKLSEYLELGSYNEEVRKKVVLLEASYEAWVSLELELVRRRAFLAANPSSWTQDHELNVLVRRNSSAFLTVMEVLGDGEKPIHYDIKAGTAAVRGLLVSSLTFIAYLIGLAFLRGWVEHRREHLHYENELRLHRLAHIDSLTGLANRILFDDRFSIAIAAARRYEGVPFLVEQAKRLPYGRTVRSTNRVPHTERSRFMKRVVRTMNQGKVK